A genome region from Panicum virgatum strain AP13 chromosome 4K, P.virgatum_v5, whole genome shotgun sequence includes the following:
- the LOC120704006 gene encoding mucin-2-like: MRHPTSAATPPGSPAPPPLASPKSSAIKRQRKAAAPLGDVTNLLLPDPAPLASPKSAAIKRQRKAAPPLGDVTNFLLPETPTPIKPRRTGLRPLPTPSDSSSTCFSTASVTPAPQPSSAAVLEEERSAVKSPISTVYARRGTTETQGRRNTTTNPTTTTKGKEPIAAAGTASCPPLGRATRKNSRKNSMAQDTRPISSSAPCHGAKKKRPPPSSTTKLPEDFVKKQRAYFADVDAFELPEEEVSESELE, encoded by the exons ATGAGGCAccccaccagcgccgccacgccaccgggctcgccggccccgccgccgctcgccagccCCAAGTCCAGCGCCATCAAGCGGcagcggaaggcggcggcgccgttggGCGACGTCAccaacctcctcctccccgacccGGCGCCGCTCGCCAGCCCCAAGTCCGCCGCCATCAAGCGGCAGCGcaaggcggcgccgccgttgGGCGACGTCACCAACTTCCTCCTCCCCGAGACCCCGACCCCCATCAAACCCAGAAGGACTGGACTCCGGCCCCTCCCCACGCcctccgactcctcctcgaCCTGCTTCTCCACCGCATCGGTCACGCCCGCACCCCAGCCTTCATCAGCCGCCG TCCTCGAGGAGGAGCGCAGTGCGGTTAAATCCCCCATCTCCACGGTTTACGCGAGGCGCGGGACTACTGAGACTCAAGGGAGGAGGAATACGACGACgaaccccaccaccaccaccaaaggCAAGGAGCccattgctgctgctggaaCGGCGAGTTGCCCTCCTCTTGGAAGAGCCACAAGGAAGAACAGCAG GAAAAACTCTATGGCTCAGGATACTCGGCCCATTTCTTCTTCAGCTCCTTGTCATGGTGCTAAAAAG AAGCGGCCCCCTCCAAGCAGCACAACAAAGCTACCAGAAGACTTCGTGAAGAAGCAGAGAGCGTACTTCGCAGATGTGGACGCGTTTGAATTGCCTGAGGAAGAGGTTTCGGAATCTGAGTTGGAGTGA
- the LOC120704007 gene encoding biogenesis of lysosome-related organelles complex 1 subunit 1-like: MDRAKPPPPAGGKQELEEALLHIIQQHHHQSLRQRQQTDRAKNDALRSAVRVSDLLVDTVDGGVQELFVNERRIEHEARALLTTIARYRKQTDQWLAATNEINSVLKEIGDFENWMKIMDFDCKSINAAIRNIHQS; this comes from the exons ATGGACCgagccaagccgccgccgccggcgggtggTAAGCAGGAGCTGGAAGAGGCGCTGCTCCACATCATACAACAGCACCACCACCAGTCCCTCCGCCAACGCCAACAAACTG ATAGAGCCAAGAACGATGCTTTGAGAAGCGCTGTGCGGGTGTCCGATCTCCTCGTGGACAcggtcgacggcggcgtgcaGGAGCTCTTCGTCAACGAGAGGCGCATCGAGCACGAGGCACGCGCGCTGCTCACCACTATCGCGCGCTACAGGAAGCAGACTGACCAGTGGCTGGCTGCCACCAACGAAATCAACTCGGTCTTGAAG GAAATTGGAGATTTCGAGAACTGGATGAAGATCATGGACTTTGACTGTAAAAGTATCAATGCAGCGATACGCAATATTCATCAGTCATGA
- the LOC120702227 gene encoding collagen alpha-1(I) chain-like — translation MDSMPRRHACPNAVQAGAPLPAGAAMGLDTSREAFVGGIRGPAGVVGAQPRHGSIQAGAPFPDAATMGLEASRGASFGEIPGPTGVEGARPRHGSLQAGAPFPAAAMGLEASRGASFDGIPGPAGVEGARPRHGSLHAGVLFNPAATMGLEAFRGAAFGGILSPAAEKGARSSFLGSGVQNPELIQKRTMGALAACIMEMQDNAERMRKLMSQYQISAMPRGLDANPRSPSEPEDELPFDGCDQWEEDEYLQDDASWCAENDIDFEEILDRHMN, via the exons ATGGATTCCATGCCCCGTCGCCACGCTTGCCCCAACGCCGTCCAGGCCGGTGCGCCGCTCCCTGCCGGCGCTGCCATGGGTCTGGATACGTCCCGCGAGGCGTTTGTCGGCGGGATCCGGGGCCCTGCCGGTGTGGTGGGGGCGCAGCCAAGGCACGGCAGCATCCAGGCCGGTGCGCCGTTCCCCGACGCCGCAACCATGGGTCTAGAGGCCTCCCGCGGCGCATCTTTCGGCGAGATCCCGGGCCCTACCGGTGTGGAGGGGGCGCGGCCAAGGCACGGCAGCCTCCAGGCCGGTGCGccgttccccgccgccgccatgggtcTGGAGGCCTCCCGCGGCGCGTCTTTCGATGGGATCCCAGGCCCTGCCGGTGTGGAGGGGGCGCGGCCAAGGCACGGCAGCCTCCACGCCGGTGTGCTGTTCAACCCTGCCGCCACCATGGGTCTCGAGGCGTTCCGCGGCGCAGCTTTCGGTGGGATCCTGAGCCCTGCAGCAGAGAAGGGGGCGCGTTCAAGCTTCCTCGGCAGCGGCGTCCAG AATCCTGAGCTTATTCAGAAAAGAACAATGGGAGCCCTGGCTGCCTGTATTATGGAGATGCAGGACAACGCCGAACGGATGAGGAAGCTGATGTCACAGTACCAG ATCTCTGCAATGCCAAGAGGCTTAGATGCCAATCCAAGGTCGCCATCGGAACCGGAGGACGAATTGCCATTTGATGGCTGTGATCAATGGGAGGAAGATGAGTACCTGCAGGACGATGCGTCATGGTGTGCTGAGAATGACATTGACTTTGAAGAAATTTTAGATCGCCACATGAATTGA